The DNA region TGCGGCGGGCCCGCGAAATGCGCTCCGGTGGTGGCGATCACGGGCAGTCCGGCCCGGTCGGCGAGGGCGAGCAGGCGGGCGTTGCGCTCGTCGTCCTCGGGGATGCCGTGGTGGGTGAGTTCGACGCTCACGTGGTCGCGGCCGAATCGTTCGATCAGCTCGCGCAGCGCCGCCTCGGCGGCCGCGTCACTCTGCCGCAGCGCTTGCCGCACCGCCCCTTTGCGGCAGCCGGTGAGGATGTGCCAGTGCCCGCCCGCGGCTGCGGTGAGCCGGTCCAGGTCGTAGCGCAGAATGCCCTTCTCGCCCGCCGCCATGTGCGCGGCGGCCATTTCCCGGGAGAGCCGCCGGTAGCCTTCCTGCCCGCGCGCCAGCACCAGCAGGTGTGGTCCGGCCGGGTCGGGGGTGCCGGTGCGGGGTTCGGAATTCAGTGCGTCCGACTCGGATTCGCGGCCGCGCCGCCGCGGTGCCGCGCCGCGTCCGCGGGGCGCGAGGTGCGCTCCGGCCCGGGCCGCGGTGCCGATGGACAGCTCGGCCCCGAAGATGGTCGGCATCCGCCATTCCCGGGCGGCTTCGGCGAAGCGCACCACCCCGTAGAACCCATCGTGATCGGTGAGCGCGAGAGCCTCGAGCCCGAGCCGCACCGCCTCTTCCACCAGTTCCTCGGGCTGGCTGGCGCCGTCGAGGAAGCTGTAGGCCGAGTGGGTGTGCAGTTCGGCATAGGGCACCGTTGACCTGGCGGCCCGCTCGAGTTCCCCGGCCTCGTATTTCTCGCGTTTCCGTGACCAGGCCGGGCTGTCGCCGCCGTCGCCGTCGATCCGTTTGCGCGCCGGGTCGGGGCGCCCGGACAGCACCCGTTCCATTTCCGCCCATGTCGGCGGGCCGTTGCCCCAGCCCATGGCCCACCTCCTCCGCGATCCGACCGGTCTCGAGTATCGAACATACATTCGAAACCGATCGGTCTCTACGGCGGCACGCCAATCCATCGTGGCGCAGTAACTTACTTTGGAGTAAGTTCGAGGCAATTCCACCTGCAAGGGAGCAGCGATGAGTGATCACTCGGATGACAACGGCACCGGTTACCTGGCTCGCAGGCGCGCTCGCCGCGATCTGACCGGCAAGCACGTGGTGATCACCGGCGCATCCTCCGGCATCGGCCGCTCGGCCGCGCTCGCCGCCGCGCAGAAGGGCGCGCTCGTCATCCTGCTGGCCCGGCGCGCCGACGAACTGTCCACCGTGGTGGACGAGATCGCCGCCGCGGGCGGCGCCGCCTTCGGCTACCCGTGCGACATCACCGACCAGGACTCGGTCGACCGCACCATCGAGGCCATCCTCGCCGCGCACGGCCACGTCGACATGCTGGTCAACAATGCCGGCCGCTCCATCCGCCGCGCCGTGCACCGCTCCACCGGCCGCATGCACGACTTCGAACGCACCATGGCCGTCAACTACTTCGGCGCGGTCCGCATGACCCTGGGCCTGCTGCCCGGCATGCGGGAACGCAAGGACGGCCACATCGTGAACATCTCCAGCGCCGGCGTCCAGGTCGCCACCCCGCGCTTCGCCGCCTACCTGGCCAGCAAGGCCGCCCTCGACAAGTTCGCCGAGGTGACCGCCGCCGAAATGCGGGCCAGCAACATCACTTTCACCACCATCCACATGCCCCTGGTCCGCACCCCCATGATCACTCCCAGCGGCGACCAGGGCACCGGCACCCAATCCCCCGAATGGGCCGCCGCCCTCATCATCCGCGCCCTCACCGAACGCCCCCGCCGCATCGACGTCCCCCTCGGCACCCTCGCCGAATACGGCAACCTGGTCGCCCCCGGCATCAAGGAGCGCGTCCTGCACCGCTACTACCGCGCCATCCCCGACTCCCCCGCCGCCAAGGGCGAAGCGGTCACCGAGCCGGAAACCACCGACGTGGAAATCATTGCCCCGCAACGCCACCGCCGCAGTGTCCCGCCCGCGGTCCGCGCCACCGGCACCGCCCTGCGCCGCGCCGCCCGCCTGGTCCCGGGCACCCACTGGTAGGCGATCCCAGGAAAGCGGTTACCGCTCAGTCGAGTTGGCGGAGCCGGTCCAGCACCACCGCGGTAGCGGGTTTCGGGCGCGCGCCGCAGCTGGCCTGGCGGGGCGAGTAGGCGGCCGTACGGGTGGTGACCAGCCAGCGGCGGCCGTCGCGGTGGGTCACCAGAGCCGCGCCCGCGAAAGTGGTGGGGTCGGTGGAGTGTTCGGCATCGCCGGCGGCAGGTTCGACGGTGAGGTCGTCGATACCGGCGGCCGGGTCCGTGTCGCCGGAGGCGGTGGTCCGGCCGCTACTGTCGCCGGGCGCGGTGACCCGGGTGAAGGTGGCGTCGGCGATGCGCTGGCGGACCGCGACTTCCGCGACCTGCTCGACCGGCGTGTAGCAGCTGCGGCCACGCAGGCCGGTGAGGGAGACCTCGCCCTTGTCGGCGGCGGCGAGCATGGTGTGGGCCGAATCCTCGTCCAGGCGACCGTAGGTGAGGCCGGTCGGCAGGACGATGACGGCGGGGGCGAAGCGGTGGCCGCCGGTGTGGGAGCACTCCCACACCCGATCCGGGTGGGCGGCGGCCAGGCTCGCGGCGATGGGGCGGCCCAGCAGTGCGCAGCATTGATCGCGTTTGCCGTGGGCGCACACCAGCACCAGCGGATCCGTCACGGCCGCACCGATTCCGGGGGCGGGTCCGTTGAGCAGGTGCAGATCCAAGTCCAGGAGTTCGCGCAGGTCGGTGATCTCGAGCCGCTCGCACCAGGAGCCCTCGGGCCGGGAACTGGCGAGCAGAACGGTTCGCGCGCCGGTGAATTCATGGCGGCCGGGCCGCCGGATCAGGGTGGGCCGCACATGCGCGGCTTTGGTGCGGGCCGCCAGTTCAGGGGTGATGTCGGGCCCGAGGACCTGGTCGCCGATCACGTCGCGACCCCACGCCCCGGACTGTTCGACGCACAGCCACCCGGTGATGCGGGTCGCGCTGCCGGGTAGGGGAACCTCCAGCGCGGCAGCCGAACACGACAATCCCTCGAACCCCGTCACAGTCGTCCCTCGGTCACAGCGGTTTCCCGTCGATCAATTTCGCGATGACCTGCTCCAGCCGCCGCTGCCGGGTCTCCGGCCGCACCGCGCTGCCCAGGTGGTATCCGACCGCGAGGCGCGACTGCGTGGGCAGCGTCTCGAAGAAGGCCGCCGCGTCCGGATACCGGGCCAGCGCGTCGAGGAAGTCCCGGGGCAGATCCCGGCCGACGGCATTGTCCCAGCGGCCGTCTTCCTTGGCCTGATCCACTTCGGCCTGCCCGGCCGGATGCATGAGGCCGGACTCGATCAGCTCGCCCGCCAGCCCCACATTGCGCTGTGACCACTGGCTGCGCCGGCGGCGCGGGGTGAATCCCATGACGAAGAAGTCGTCGTCGAGTTTCCTGGACTGTCCGTCGATCCAGCCGAAGCACAGGGCCTGCCGGAGCGCGCCGTCATAGTCGAGTGAAGCGTAGGCCGAGCCCTGCTTCGCGAACTTCAGCCAAATGCCGTCCACCGCCGCGTGATTGGCCGACAGCCAGTCCCGGAACGAGGGCTCGTCGGGAAACCACAGCGTGGGACGCTCGGATGTGGACACCGTTCAACTCTAGATACCGGCAGCTCAGTGGCCCAGGAAGGGGAGCACTTCGGCCTCGAAGGCAGGGTAGCTGTCGCGGTGGATGCTGTGGCCGCAGTCGAAGGCCCGGACGGTGCAGTCGGCCAGGCCGGCGCGCAGCTGCTCGAGCTTGCCCGGGTCCACCATGCCGCCGGGTCCGCCGCGCAGGAACAGGGTGGGTGCGGTGATGTCGGACAGTCCTTCCCACCATTCGGGGTACGGCTTGCGGAACTGCTCGAACATGGTCCCGGTCATGGATCGGTCGAAGGCCAGGACCGCACGCGGGTGCCGGATCACGCTGGTGGTGGCGTGCCACAGTTCGGGGATCGTCGGGAACCGCCGGGTGAGGCTCAGCTGTTCGTCGCCGGAGCGCAGCGGCAGCGGCTGTTCCTCGATGACCAAGCGCCGCACCAGTTCCGGGCGTTGCATCGCGACCCAGGAGCTCGCGTATCCGCCGAGGGAGTGGCCGACCAGGTCGACGGTGTCCAGGCCGAGCCGGTCGCACAGGTGCAGGACGTCGTTGGCGAATTCCGGTAGCAGATAGGACGCGGTGTGCGCGCTGCGTCCGTGCCCGCGCAGGTCGGGGATGATCACCCGCCGTCCGCGTCGCACCAGTTGGGCGGCGAACCGGTCCCAGGTGTGCCCGTCGCCGCCCAGACCGTGGACGAGGAGCACCGGCGTGTCGCTGTAGAGATGCCCGCCTGTCGCCCCGGAATCCCGATAGGCGATCGACACGTCATCGAACTCGACCCGGGTGACCGTTGACTCCACAATCGTCCAGAGTACGGATCGCTGGGAGGTCGCCGCCGCAATTTGTGCGCTCCGCCATATCGAATACAGATACGGTTGCCTATTCATTCACTTGACGAATGAATGCGGAACTGCGCAGGTCCAGGCGTGATGCCAAGCCGTTTGCTCTGTGAAATAGATCACTTTCACATTTTTCGGTAATCGGTCAGCCCTGACGGTAGCGTGATCCCCGATTTAGCAATACTTGTTTGTCGGGGAAATATGGTTCTCAATGCTGCCGCCCCCGCGGTCGAACTCGATGAACCGAGCCCGCCGCGGCCGACCTTCGCTACCGCCTGGGTCTTCCTACTAGCCGCGCTGTGCGGGACCTTTCTCGCCGTCCCAACCCTGCGCTACGACTTCTTCGGTGACGAACTCTATTTCATCGCTGCCGGAGCCCACCGCAGTCTCACCTACGCCGACCAAGGCGTCCTGATACCGCTGGTCGCCCACCTGGCCGACACCGTCGCGCCCGGCTCCGCGCCGATGCTGCGGCTCCCGGCCGTCCTGATGACCGCCGCCGCGGTCGTGATCAGCGCCGCAGTCGCCTACGAACTCGGCGGCTCCCGCACCGCCCAACTGGTCGCGGCCGCCGCCTACGGCATCTCCCCGCTCGCCGCCACCCAGGCCGTGCAACTGAGCACCTTCTCCTTCGACGCCACCCTGCAGGCCGCCCTCATCTGGCTGCTGATCCGCTGGATCCGCACCCGAGACGACCGCCTGCTCATCGCCGTCGGCGTCGTCGCCGCCATCGACCTCCAGGTCAAATGGTTCATCCCCACGATCCTGCTCTGCCTGGCCGCCGGCGTGATCGCCGCGGGCCCGCGCGAACTGCTGTGGCGCCGCGGACTCTGGATCGGCGCGGCCATCTTCGCGGCCTCGGCCCTGCCCGGACTGTGGTGGCAGAACCAGCACGGCTGGCCGGCCCTGGCCATGAGCAAGGTGATCGGCGCCGAACAGGACGCGGCCGGCGGCGGACCACTGGCCTGCCTGCCGCAGATGATCGGCCTGACCGGACTGCTCGGCGGCCTGCTCGCGGCCTGGGCGTTGTGGAGTCTGGCCCGCGAACGCTGGCTGCGGCCCTACCTGTTCATGCTGGTGGCCTCCGGACTGCTGGTCGCCGTCGTACTGTTCGGGCACGGCCGGCCCTACTACACCGCGGGCTTCCTGCCGGTGCTGTTCGGCATCGGCGCGGTCGCCCTGCCGTACTACCGCGGTGAGCGGTTCAACCGGGTGCTGCGGGTGATCGCGCTGCCCGTGATCGGGCTGTCGCTGGTCATCATCACAGCGCTGGTGGCCGCCCTGCCGCAGTCGTCGTCGCGAGTGCACAGCGAGATCCGCACCCAGGCCGACTTCGCCATGCGAACCAGCATCTACGGCTCCTCCGGCTGGTCGGACCTGACCGCGAAGGTCGCCGACGCCTACCGGCGGCTACCGGAGTCGGAGCGCCCGAAAGCGATCATCGCCCAGAACTATTGGCAGGCCGCCGCGATCCAGAACTTCGGACGCGACTACGGCCTGCCGCCCGTCTACAGCCCCAACCGCGGCTTCGGCTACTTCGGGCCGCCGCCGAGCGACATCGGCGCCGTGCTCTATGTCGGCCTCGACAGCACCGAACCGACCCTGGAACGGCAGTTCGGCAGCGTGCGCGCCCTCGACCAGCTGAACGTCCGCAACGGGTTCCCCGGCGTCAACACCGACATCGCGATCTGGATCTGCCGCGGACCCATGCACCCCTGGCCCGACCTGTGGCCGGACATGATGGATCTGCACCTGCCGCTCGGCATCTGAGCCCTACTCGTAGAGGCCTTCCACATGCCAGGCGTTGTTGTAGCCGATCAGCAGTAGCGCGCGCAGGCGCGTCTTGTCCTCCGCGTCCAGCTGCACCTGGGCGCGCGCGGCGAAACCGTCCTCGAAACGATGCGCCCACCAGCGGTCGTCCACCGGCCACGGCCCGGCCCAGCCCGACAGCCGCCAGGAACTGCTCCCCCACCGCAGACGCGCGGGATCGGCGGTGAACATCCCGCGGTCACTCACCCAGATCGGTGTGCCGTTGGCCGCCTCCACCCGCACCTCCGGATGGTGGGTGAGCACCAGCGCGGGCGCCGGCTCAGGCAACCGACCGGGCCACGGCTGAGCCGGATCGGTCTCGGGCACCGGCTCGTCCCCGAGCGTCACCATGGTGATCCGCTCCTCCGGCCCCCGCCCGCCACTGAGCACCCCCATCCGCACGGCGTCCCCGCCCAGCAGACTCTGCACCCGGATCAGCGCCCGCCGAGCCCGCTCCTCGTCCTCCCCGACCCCACCCCACAACCCGAGCTGCAACGCCCCCGCCGACACGACTTCGACGGGCTCCAACCGCAACAGCGTGATGGCCGCATCCGGCCCGGAATCCTCATGGTCGACCGGATCCGGCTCGTACCCGTCGGCCGGCGCGCTGCCGGACCGCCACGCGCCACGCCCGTTCCGATCCGCGCCGCGAGTGGCGCGGTAGGCGCGGGCGCGGTCCAGGGCGCGGTGGGTGAGCCAGCCGTCGAGTTGCCAGCGGATGCGGTCGGCGGTGCTGTCGGGGGTGAGGGGTTCGGCGCAGCGCCAGATGCGCGAGAACTGTTCGCCCGCTTCGGTTTCGGCGTGGATCACCAGGCGGGTGCAGGCCACGGCGGCGGCGGAGAGTTTGGTGTGCAGTTCGGCGGCGAGCATGCGGCCCGCGAAGGCCGCCATGTCGACGCGCTCGATCGGCGGATCGCAGCGCTGCTCCACGGTCAGGTCGGCGGCGGGCAGGCGGGCGGCGGGCGGCCGCTCCGGCACCGCGCGGGCGCACCGGTGCGCGACGATCGCGTCCGCGCCGAACCGCGACGCCACCTCGGCGGGCGTGAGCGCCGCGAAGTCGCCGATCCGGCGCAACCCCAGCCGGTGCAGCAGATCCACCAGTTCGACCCGCCGCGGCGCGGCCAGCACCGGCTCCCCCGCCAACTCCGAGATCGGCATGGGCGCAAGGAATTCCGCCCCTTTGCCGGACGGCACCAGAGCGGCGCGGCGGGCCGCGAAGACCGCCGTGGACAGTTCGTCGGCGATCCCGATCTGGCATTCCACCCCGACCGCCGCCACCGCGTCCACCAGCCGTTCGGCCGCGGCCTCCTCCGACCCGAAGAACCGCGCCGCGCCGCGCGCCGAGAGCGCCAGCATCCCCGGCCGCAGCACCTCCACCCCCGGCACCGTCGCGTCCACGGCCACCACCACCGGTTCGAACAGCCGCGCGTCCCGATCCGGATCATCCTGCGCCACCAGCAGATCCGGGCACCGCCCCTGCGCCTCCCGCTTCCGCAGCCCGCGCCGAATCCCCTCCGCCCGAGCGGTGGCGGTACACGCCACCACCCGATTGGCCGCCAACACCGCCACCGCCCGCGTAGCCTCCGCCCCCGCCTCCGCGGCAGCCGCCACCGCGGGCCAGTCCGGGCACCACACGACCAGCACCCGCCGCGCCTTCACGACCAACCCACTCTCACAGCTCTACCGAATGATCCGAAGCCACTGCCGGGCAAAGCACTACCGCCTCGCAAGGCCGCCTTGCCGCACAGGGTGCCGAGGCCGCTAGGCCGCGGCATGGCTGTCCCCCGCAGCGCGGTCAGGACGCAGCATGGCGCACGAGCCGCGGCAGCTCGGGGGTCGCGGCCGGCTGGGTGGCGTCCGCGGTGGTCACCCATTCGACGCGACCGTCGGCGGGGCTGAGGGAGAGGTGGCCGAGGCGGGGTTGGGCGGAGCGGCCGCGGACGGAGACGTCCAGGCGGACGGTGCGCAGTCGGCCGCAGCCGCGGCCCAGGCCGCTGTAGCCGGCAACCCGGGTGTCGATGTGCAGGGCGGGGCCGGACCAGGAGCCGTTGGTCACCATCAGGGTGGAGTTCTTGCCGCGGGCGCGGGCGGCGAGGACGCGGGCGCGGGACATGGGCACGGACAGACCGTTCAGTCCGAGAACCACCAGGTCCAGCCCATCGAGCAATACCGAGGCAACTTCGAGCGGGTCGGGCCCGGGATCGGAGACCACGGCCAGCCGATCCAGTCGCGCCCCCATCTCGGCGGCGGCCAGCAGACCCAGCCGCGGCAGCCCGACCACGGCGGCGTGCCCGCCGGAACTCGTCACCGCGGCCAGCAGTCCGGAGATCAGCGACCCCGCACCGTTGTAGACGACCACCGATCCCTTGGCCAATCCGCCGTCAGGCAAAAGGTTTTTCGAGCGCGGCCGGCACCGGCAGCGGTTCCCGCCGCGGCTCCTCGGCCACCGGTACGCGCGCCGTCGCCTCGGCCCCGCGCGCCGGGACCGCGGCCATCCGCCGCCGCAATTCCGCCAGCTGTGCCCGCCTGGCCTCCGCACCCATCTATTGACCACCTCTCCCAGTCGACGGGCTGTTGTTGACGCAGAAAACCAAACCTCGGCGCCTGATGAGCCAGCACCGATTCAGCTACCTGACATAATCGAAAGTGTGTTCGATTCACCCAGTAGAACTCGAGTCCCGGGACGCGTCAAGAGTCAGTGGCCCCCGCCACGGCCACACAACCTGTGCGACCTCACCGGCCCGCGGTGCCGGCCTTCTGCAACCGGCTGTGAGATATAAGGAGGCGCGAGCGGGTCGCACGTCGTTTCGTCCGGAAGATCCCCGGACCTCCGAGAATCTCCCCTACTCCCCCATGACCGGAGCGCGGACGAAACGCGGTGTGTCCGTATGGGTCTGGGAGGCAATGTCCGCCTCCGAGCCGCAAGCCCCAGCAAACCCCGGGTTTCGAACCAGGCCAGTCAGGATGGTTTTCCGCTACCCTGCACCCGTGACCGAACGCGCCCGTCCCATTGTCGGCCCCGATTATCTGGTGGCCGGCCGCTACCGACTGCAATCCAAGCTCGGCGGTGGTGGCATGGGCGCCGTATGGCTGGCCACCGATCGGCTGCTGCACCGTGATGTCGCCATCAAGCAGGTCCTCACCACGCAGGGCCTGAGTGAGGAAGAGGCGCGCGAGGTCCGCAGCCGGATCATGCACGAGGGCCGGGTGGCGGCCAAGCTGTCGCACGAGCACGCCATCGCCGTGTACGACGTGGTGCTGGAGGCCGGTGAACCCTGGCTGGTGATGGAGTACCTGCCGTCGCGCAGTGTCGCCAAAGCCCTTGCGCTGGTGGATCAGCTGTCCCCGGTCGAGGTGGCGCAGATCGGCGCGCAGGTCGCCGACGCGCTGGCCGCCGCGCACGTCGCGGGCATCGTGCACCGCGACATCAAGCCCGGCAATATCCTGGTCGCCGACCGCGGCGACGAGGTCGGCATGGTGAAGCTCTCCGACTTCGGCATCTCCAGCGGCGCCAACGACACCAGCGAGGAGATCGGCGACGTCATCACCGGCACCCCCGCCTACCTGCCGCCGGAGGTCGCCCGCGGCGCCCGCCCCACCACCGCCAGCGACGTATTCTCGCTCGGCGCAACGCTGTACACCGCAATCGAGGGCCGGCCGCCCTACGGTTTCGACGAGGACAGCAATGTCATCGTGGAGCGCGCCGCGATGGCCCAGATCACCCCGCCCGCCCGCAGCGGCCCGCTCACCGAGGTGCTGCTGCACATGATGGAGCCCGCCCCGCAGCGCCGCCCCACCATGACCGAGGCCCGCAACGAGATCCTCACCGCCGCTTTCGGTCCCGGCACCGCGCCCTACATCCTGAACGCGCCGGTCCGCACCGAGGACGGGACGATTCCGGCGTGGGCGGCCCGCAATTCCGCGGCCGGCCTGCGCAGCCCCAACTCCAGCCCGCTGCCCCGCCCGCAGCGCACGACCCCCGCGGCTCCGGTTGCGGCGCAACCCAAGTCGAAGGGCCTGGACTTCGATTTCAGCAAGCTGGGCCCGAACGCGGGCCCGCTCGCGGTGGCGATCGGCCTGCTCATCGGCCTGCTGATCATCATCGTGATCCTGATCGCACTGTAACCGCCTCCCCGCGACTGCCGCTCCGCCTCCCCGCGCGGCGCACGGCTGAGAGCCGTTGGAGTTGGGAACGCGTGCCGGCGGTTGAGAGCCGAACCGATTTCGGACGTCCCCGGGGAGTTACCCCGACCGTTACGAAATCAGTTGTCGCCTTGGCTGATCGTCAGTCGATGCGGCGGCGGTGCGCCCAGCGCGTGAGCGCGTTCCGGTTGGACTGCTGGGTCTTGCGCAGCACGTTCGAGGCGTGCGTCTCCACCGTCTTCACCGAGATGAACAGCGTCTCGGCGATCTCGCGGTAGGTGTAGCCGCGCGCCAGCAGTCGCAGCACTTCCAGTTCACGCGGGGTCAGCGAATCCAGTTCCGGATCCAGTGGCGGTTCGGGCACCTGCGACTTGCCGGTGAACGAGTCGAGCACGAACCCGGCCAGCCGCGGCGAGAACACGGCGTCCCCGCCCGACACCCGGCGAATCCCGTCGGCCAGCTCCGGCCCCGAAATCGTCTTGGTGACGTACCCGCGCGCGCCCGCCCGGATCACCGCGATCACGTCCTCGGCCGCATCGGAGACGCTGAGCGCCAGGCACACCGGCCCGGCGTCGATGCCCTGCAATACCGCGACCCCGCCGCCATCGGGCATGTGCACGTCGAGCAGCACCACGTCCGGCGCGGTCGCCTTGATCCCGGCGATGGCCTCGCCGACCCCGCCCGCCTCGCCGACCACTTCCATATCGGATTCGCGGCTCAGCTCCGCCCGCACCCCGGACCGGAACACGGCATGGTCGTCGACCAGAAAGACCCGGACGCTCACCTAGTTCTCCTCACCTGACGAACCCCTGCCCACATCGGTACCACAATCCCCGGCCCCCGGCCGCTCGTCCCGGGCTCATGCCTGGGCGGCGTCCTCGGGGGCGTCGGTCTGCACCACCAGCCGCTCGTCGCCACCGTCCTTGCGCGGCATGAAGATTCGCACCTCGGTGCCGTTGCCGGGCGCGGACTTGATCTCCACGTGCCCGCCGCGGCGGTCGATGCGCGCGTGAATGGATTTGGCCACGCCCTGGCGGTCCTTGGACACCGAGTCCGGGTCGAAACCCTTGCCGCGGTCGCGCACGAACACGCTCACCTGGTGTGGTTCCACCTCGGCGTACAGGTCGATGGTCGGCACCCCGGCATGCTTGGCCGCATTGACCAGCGCCTCCCGGGTGGCGCCCAGCACCGCGGTGAAATGTTCCTTGGGCAAACCGATTCCGCTGTCGTCGAGGTCCATGGACACGTCGCCCACGGTGACGGGGGTGACCTTCACACCCCGTGCTGGTCCTCCACTTCGCCGGCGATGGTGCGCAGCGCGGCGGCCAGACTGGACTGCGCGGGCCCGGCGTCCTCGAACAGCCACTTGCGTAGTTCGCGTTCCTGGCTGCGGGCCAGCCGCACCACTTCCTGCGGATCGTCGGCCTGCCGCTGGATCAACGCCAGCGTCTGCAGCACCGAATCGTGCAGGTGCGAGGCGATCTCCTCGCGCTCGTCATTGCGAATCCGCGCCGCCCGTTCGGAATTCAGCGCCCGCACCATGCGCAGCCACAGCGGCACGGTCAGCAGCCCGGCCCCCACCAGCGTCACCGCGACCGCCAGCAGCGCCGACCCGAGTGAACTCAGATTGATCCGCCCCAGCACCACCACGCCCAGCCCGACCACGATGAGCGTGGCCCCGCCGACGATCCGCGCCCACGTCACCACCGACGGTTTCGCGGGCAGCCCGATCACCGATCGAGGCCCGTCCGCATCGAATTCGCGCCACACCAGCGCCGCGCCGATGGCGACCACGATGACCGGCCCGACCACATGCGCGGCAGTCCCGTTGAACACCCACGCGGTGGCAACCGACAGCGCCATGCCCAGCAGGGCCAATCCGATGGCCTGCCGCCGCTCCGACCCCGTCGGCGGGGCCGCGTCACCGCCGCCCGGCGTAAAGATCCACAGCATGCCGTAGGCGACGATCCCGGCCCCGGCCAGCGCGGACAGCAGCACGAACGCCACCCGCACCTTGAAGACGTCGATCCCGAGGTGATCCGCGATCCCGCCCGCCACCCCACCGACCACGCGCCCACCGGTCCGCCGCACCAGCTTGGGCTGGGTCACGGAGGTGACCGCCCCGCGGGCAGGGTCGTACAAGGGCGCGGACGGGTACATGCCTCGATACTGGCACGGGTCTCCGAAACCCGGCATCGGGAAACACCCCGATTCGACCCCTGAGCCGGTCCCGGCCCGGAATCGACCCGCACGGCGGCTCCCGGAACTGCTCACCGGCCCGCGCCGCAGCTCCTACACTGCTCATCACCCGCGCGGCCGCGCCGACATTGCTCATCACCCGCGCGGCGGGCCCACTGAATCATCGGCCCCGCGCGGCGACCTCGGCACCGCCCATCACCCCACGCGGCGACCCCCGGCACCGCTCATAGGCCCCGCGCGGCGGCTCCTGGATTCGCTCAGTCGGCGGCCAGTAGGTCGCGCTCCCACGGGCTGATCGCGACGTCCGCCTCCTCGATGACGGCTCTGGCTTGTTGGAGGGCGAAGTGCGCTTCGTCGGCTCGGCCGGTATCCCGGAGGGCGGCTGCCAGTATCAGCAGGGATCGGCCTTCGATGCCGCGTCCGCCCCATTCCGCGGCGATGATCGCTTCCCGGGCCGCGGTTTCGGCGGCGGCGGGGTCCCCGGCCAGCAGGCAGGCGCGGGCCAGCAGCATCCGGGTCCAGCCTTGGATGGAGCGCGCTCCCGATTGGCCGGCCAGCTGAACTCCCTTGGCGCACAGGCTCACCGCGTCGGCGCGGCTGCCGCGGCCGGTGTCGAACACCGTACTGCCGAGCAGGGACAGGCAGCCGGCTTCGAAGTGGAGCATGCCCGCGTTTCGAGCCATGGTGTACGCCCGCTGTGCTGCGGTATAGGCGTCTTCCGCCGCCCCGATCCACAGGAAGCTGTAGCCGGCGAAGTAGTCGGCGCCGAATCCGAC from Nocardia tengchongensis includes:
- a CDS encoding serine/threonine-protein kinase; translation: MVFRYPAPVTERARPIVGPDYLVAGRYRLQSKLGGGGMGAVWLATDRLLHRDVAIKQVLTTQGLSEEEAREVRSRIMHEGRVAAKLSHEHAIAVYDVVLEAGEPWLVMEYLPSRSVAKALALVDQLSPVEVAQIGAQVADALAAAHVAGIVHRDIKPGNILVADRGDEVGMVKLSDFGISSGANDTSEEIGDVITGTPAYLPPEVARGARPTTASDVFSLGATLYTAIEGRPPYGFDEDSNVIVERAAMAQITPPARSGPLTEVLLHMMEPAPQRRPTMTEARNEILTAAFGPGTAPYILNAPVRTEDGTIPAWAARNSAAGLRSPNSSPLPRPQRTTPAAPVAAQPKSKGLDFDFSKLGPNAGPLAVAIGLLIGLLIIIVILIAL
- a CDS encoding response regulator transcription factor — its product is MSVRVFLVDDHAVFRSGVRAELSRESDMEVVGEAGGVGEAIAGIKATAPDVVLLDVHMPDGGGVAVLQGIDAGPVCLALSVSDAAEDVIAVIRAGARGYVTKTISGPELADGIRRVSGGDAVFSPRLAGFVLDSFTGKSQVPEPPLDPELDSLTPRELEVLRLLARGYTYREIAETLFISVKTVETHASNVLRKTQQSNRNALTRWAHRRRID